From Apium graveolens cultivar Ventura chromosome 9, ASM990537v1, whole genome shotgun sequence, the proteins below share one genomic window:
- the LOC141685756 gene encoding uncharacterized protein LOC141685756 yields the protein MMQAITSISHLKIKFPTPTGVGEIKGDYGVTEICYTQGLVMEETHQDNKRKTTFLRKQQSMKKHRPRTREEATKEVQFVESSPEQEGNITSPKGPASNQVTVVEKANQVPNQASSTMQETKESEQVNFYLKKNSEAQIHQMVSNKEQAKIEAEVETEEVQIDESSPNKKVKVGSGLEESFKERLASMLREYKDVFKRRNFAPERQKAIDEEVEKLLKAGIIKEIKYPEWLANIVMVKKSNDKWKICVDYTDLNDACPQDPYPLPNIDQLIGATSGHIMLSFIDAFSGYNQIKMNLKDIPKTVFITHRAVYAYVVLPFGLTSVRSTYQRAMNKIFKCQIGRNLECYIDDMISKSTTIPGHVEDLKECFDNLRKNQLKLNPEKCTFGVGASKFLGFMISNRRIEDNPEKIKEIQEMKALRTQKDVQKLAALLAALRRFVSKLEERCLPLFDLLKGSSNKKEVNWSPEYQKAFEEIKTAIKAQALADVIIECNFPEEEPQQMDMDPEPEKDTIPGAWTLKVDGSSTSERLGAGLILKSPEGFKIQTAISFGFPTRKNQVEYEALIAGLKLSRTLRVQDLKIYSDSQIVDKQTNGKYIANDPTLAKYQALVQSYLASIPNHQVFQIYREENEEAIILSKLVQNSSDLDCSVYFEELHKPSIESEEVLEIESNHNWMTPFINYLEKGELPEDKGKAQRLKAKAVKFFLEEGLLYCRTFSSFFLKCIGPEEAKYYLAEDAIEFIKKYKECQLFSNVSRISPVLPSSVLSPIPFAVWGINIMGPLSRAKGDLRYLLVSIFYGMPDSSADFNF from the exons ATGATGCAAGcgataacttcaatctcccatctcaagatCAAGTTCCCAACCCCGACAGGAGTCGGGGAAATAAAAGGAGATTATGGAGTCACTGAAATATGCTACACCCAGGGGTTAGTGATGGAAGAAACCCACCAGGATAACAAAAGGAAGACAACATTCCTTCGCAAGCAACAAAGCATGAAAAAGCACCGACCCCGGACTAGGGAAGAAGCAACAAAAGAAGTACAGTTCGTTGAATCAAGTCCGGAGCAAGAGGGAAATATAACAAGTCCGAAAGGACCGGCAAGCAACCAAGTCACGGTGGTCGAAAAAGCAAACCAGGTCCCAAACCAAGCTAGTTCAACCATGCAAGAAACCAAAGAATCTGAACAAGTGAacttctatctgaagaagaactCTGAAGCCCAAATTCATCAAATGGTTTCAAACAAAGAACAAGCAAAAATTGAAGCTGAAGTAGAAACAGAAGAAGTCCAGATTGATGAGAGCAGTCCTAACAAAAAAGTGAAAGTTGGGTCAGGACTCGAGGAGTCCTTCAAGGAAAGATTAGCGTCCATGCTCCGGGAGTACAAAGATGTTTTT aagagaagaaattttgccccggagaGGCAAAAAGCCATTGACGAAGAAGTGGAGAAGCTACTAAaagcaggaatcatcaaagaaatcaaatatcCGGAGTGGCTAGCTAATATTGTTATGGTAAAGAAGTCCAACGACAAATGGAAAATATGTGTGGACTatactgatctgaatgatgcatgcccgcAAGACCCATACCCTCTCCCAAATATTGATCAGCTGATAGGTGCCACCTCCGGACACATCATGCTTAGTTTTATAGACGCCTTCTctggatacaaccagatcaaaatgaaCCTGAAGGATATACCTAAAACGGtattcataactcacagagcagtctaTGCTTATGTGGTGCTACCCTTCGGACTGACAAGCGTGAgatccacttaccaaagagccatgaacaagatattcaagtgCCAGATTGGGAGGAACTTGGAATGCTATATCGATGACATGATTTCCAAATCAACAACTATACCAGGGCATGTTGAAGATCTGAAGGAATGCTTTGACAACCTAAGAAAGAACCAACTCAAGCTGAATCCGGAGAAATGCACCTTCGGAGTAGGAGCAAGCAAGttcctaggattcatgatcagcaatAGACGCATAGAAGACAATCCGGAGAAAATAAAAGAAATCCAGGAGATGAAGGCTCTCAGGACCCAAAAAGATGTTCAGAAGCTAGCAGCATTACTAGCAGCACTCAGGAGATTTGTCTCAAAGCTAGAAGAGAGGTGCCTACCATTATTTGATTTACTAAAAGGATCAAGTAACAAGAAAGAGGTGAACTGGAGCCCGGAGTACCAAAAAGCATTTGAGGAAATCAA GACTGCCATTAAAGCTCAAGCACTTGCAGATGtcataatcgaatgcaacttcccAGAGGAAGAACCACAACAAATGGACATGGATCCGGAGCCGGAAAAAGATACAATTCCGGGAGCCTGGACCTTGAAagtagatggttcttcaacaagcgAAAGGTTGGGAGCCGGACTCATACTCAAAAGCCCAGAAGGATTCAAGATTCAAACAGCTATATCTTTCGGCTTCCCCACAAGAAAAAATCAGGTAGAATATGAGGCATTGATTGCAGGATTAAAGCTCTCCAGGACTCTGAGAGTCCAGGACCtaaaaatctacagcgactcccagatagtggACAAGCAAACAAATGGAAAATACATAGCAAATGACCCTACTCTGGCGAAGTACCAAGCACTGGTTCAAAGTTACTTAGCCTCAATACCAAACCATCAAGTCTTTCAGATATATcgagaagaaaatgaggaagcaATTATTCTATCCAAATTAGTCCAGAACTCATCAGATCTGGACTGCTCAGTTTACTTCGAAGAACTCCACAAACCATCTATTGAATCCGAAGAGGTCCTGGAGATCGAAAGCAACCACAACTGGATGACTCCCTTCATCAACTACTTGGAGAAAGGAGAGCTcccagaagataaaggaaaagctCAAAGACTGAAAGCAAAAGCAGTAAAGTTCTTTCTCGAAGAAGGACTACTCTATTGCAGGACTTTCTCATCTTTTTTCCTGAAGTGTATTggcccagaagaagcaaagtactaTTTGGCCGAA GATGCAATAGAGTTCATCAAGAAGTACAAGGAATGTCAGCTCTTCAGCAATGTGTCCCGGATCAGCCCAGTCCTACCATCCTCAGTCCTGTCACCTATACCATTTGCTGTCTGGGGTATTAACATAATGGGACCTCTCTCCCGGGCCAAAGGAGACCTTAGGTACCTGTTAGTCTCTATTTTTTATGGAATGCCAGATTCTTCCGCGgattttaatttttga